A region of the Drosophila subpulchrella strain 33 F10 #4 breed RU33 chromosome 3L, RU_Dsub_v1.1 Primary Assembly, whole genome shotgun sequence genome:
GTGCCAGTGAGATGGGTCAGATATGCACGGCCATGTTGCTGACCTACTTCGCTGGGAGGGGTCATCGCCCCAGGTGGATAGCCTGCGGCATGGTCCTCTTCTCCATTGCCGCCTTCTCCTGCGCCCTGCCCCATTTCATCTTCGGCGAGCAGCTGATGCACTCCAGCGTGATCCTGCAGCAGCCGCAGTCATCCTCCTCCCTCTGGCAGGCGAATCCCAATCTCTGCACCCTGGGCGGCAATGAAACGCTCTCGGGCAGCGAGTGCAACGAGGAGCGCCAGCTGGAGCAGGCCTCCCACTCCAAGATCACCGTCATCGTGCTGTGCATTTTCTTTGGCAGCCTGCTGAGCTCCGGTATTGGCCAGACCGCCGTGGCCACCCTGGGCATTCCCTATATCGATGACAATGTGGGCAGCAAGCAGTCGCCCATGTACATGGCCGTCACCATTGGCATGAGGATCCTGGGACCCGCTTCGGGTTTCATTTTCGGCAGCTTCTGCACCCGCTGGTATGTGAACTTCTCGAATCCCGGCTTCGATGCCACCGATCCGCGCTGGATCGGCGCCTGGTGGCTGGGACCGGTGGCCATCGGCAGCCTCATGCTGCTGGCCTCCATTGCCATGTTCTCGTTCCCCAAGCAGCTGAGGGGCAAGCAGCAGGCGCAGGGCCAGGCGGCCACTCCAGCTGCCCCAGTCGAGCCCGAGGAGAAGCCCAAGCTTAAAGGTGAGTCATGGGAATTGTAAGAACTTCCTTATAGAGTAGAATTcatacccaaaaaaaaaacgtttcCATTAGTTCCCTCACAAAATTCTTAGACCtttaactatttatattttattatcatatcatatatttGGTTTTGCTATTACAGGAGGACAAAGTCTATTTGAAATTTTAACAGATCATTTCTATAGaaagtttcttttttttctgattttggagagcattcttattattattattttgatattacCTATGTTTCTTATAAATATTGTAAAAGTATTGTTTTATATGTTTTCAACACATTACAGAAGTAGTCGAAAACAGAATATAGACTATCTGAATGATAACTTACACTATTTATGCTGATCTGTGATTTATCATTAACTTTGTTATACTACCAGACTTTCCAAAGACTGTGCGCCGTCAGCTGAGCAACGACATCCTGATGTTCCGCACCGCCTCCTGTGTGTTCCACCTGCTGCCCATCGCCGGTCTCTACACGTTCCTGCCCAAGTATCTGGAAACCCAGTTCCGGCTGGCCACCTACGATGCCAACATGATAGCCGCCTTCTGCGGCATCCTGGTCATGGGCATCGGCATCGTCATCTCGGGCCTGTTCATCCTGAAGCGGAAGCCCACTGCCAGGGGCGTGGCCGCGTGGATCGCCTTCACCGCCCTGGTTTACTCAGCGGGCATGATCATCCTGATGTTCATCGGCTGCAGCATGAACGACTTTGCCGGCTATAAGCCAAGCGATGGCAACAGGTGAGTCCTGAAAATCGAGTACTTTGAGTGGCCTTAGTATTCATAAAAAcccttaaatattattaaaaaaaaagaaaaagtttcTAATCATATCAGGGGGCCCAACCGAcagatatgatatgatatgatattccataaaaatattgttaaatTTGTCAGTTAGGACTTAAGAAATAGGAATATCTATATTATCAGCCAATGACACTAGAAACGATTTTTTCCAAAAGTATAATAGCctcaaaaatttaataatggAGTTATTTTTAGATCACCAGTTGACTTGACCCTCCCTTAAGTGTTTTTACTAGATGTCTAATTATACATAGATACAAATGATACTTTATTTTATGATAttccataaaaatattattaattttgtcTGTTAAAAGCAATAAACAATGTTGTTTCGTACTTAGAAAAGAGTAATATCTATAATATAAGCCAATGACACAAGATAcgatttattttcaaaaggATAATAACCTCAATTTCATCACAAATCCAATAATTGAGTCATTTCTGGATCACTAGTTGACTTGATCCTCCCTTAAGTGTTTTTACTCGATGtctaattatatttaaaatattttttgacatCAAAAATTCGAAAAATACTTAATTATTTAGAAATTTGACTAAAAGTCATCATTAATAGTAACCCTAATCCAAATATGGACAAATATTTCTAACAAGTCCAGCATcattaaaaaatgatttcacATACAACCCGAGGTCTAATTATTACTAATCCTTAGTTACTGACTTTTCCCCATCCCCAGTCCCGCTCTGATCGAGCCCACGTGCAGCGCCGCTCTCAACTGTACCTGTGATAAGGAGAACTTCGCGCCCATCTGCGCCGACGGCAAGATGTACATCTCGGCCTGCCACGCCGGATGCAGCAGCTCCTCGCTGCGGCCCAGCGACAATCGCACCCTCTACTCCGACTGTGCTTGCATTCCAGATGGTAAGATCTATTGATTTACCAAGATATCTCAGAGAACTTCAATCTCTAACC
Encoded here:
- the LOC119553633 gene encoding solute carrier organic anion transporter family member 74D, which gives rise to MTKSNGDVEAATQVQSLGGKPSNGHGPLNGNGYHQNGGRRDSSQAFTPLLSQHNNGTATNNGEVTTLPPSTVLYESTPSNNNEWKAPEDLGQLKNGLGNLLSSNNNGTGNGHSLSEKYAHEQAPLTGNYKLPPRSSESEESDFDSDLNGSSSAESSSSCGLFGCRPRWARRFASTHVFMVVFLLAYILQGMYMTYFVSVITTIEKLFQIKSKTTGILLSASEMGQICTAMLLTYFAGRGHRPRWIACGMVLFSIAAFSCALPHFIFGEQLMHSSVILQQPQSSSSLWQANPNLCTLGGNETLSGSECNEERQLEQASHSKITVIVLCIFFGSLLSSGIGQTAVATLGIPYIDDNVGSKQSPMYMAVTIGMRILGPASGFIFGSFCTRWYVNFSNPGFDATDPRWIGAWWLGPVAIGSLMLLASIAMFSFPKQLRGKQQAQGQAATPAAPVEPEEKPKLKDFPKTVRRQLSNDILMFRTASCVFHLLPIAGLYTFLPKYLETQFRLATYDANMIAAFCGILVMGIGIVISGLFILKRKPTARGVAAWIAFTALVYSAGMIILMFIGCSMNDFAGYKPSDGNSPALIEPTCSAALNCTCDKENFAPICADGKMYISACHAGCSSSSLRPSDNRTLYSDCACIPDAPEAVNGYCDNDCKNFIYFILIFAICVFMHSTSEVGSMLLVMRCTHPKDKAMAMGVIQSAIGLFGNVPCPIIYGAVVDSACLIWKSVCGKHGACSLYDADTFRQYFLGITAGIMFLAFLMDLVVWRKAHRIDIAPEDPQEGGPTPNGRSLEASESKQPITPAPDTTV